A part of Antechinus flavipes isolate AdamAnt ecotype Samford, QLD, Australia chromosome 6, AdamAnt_v2, whole genome shotgun sequence genomic DNA contains:
- the LOC127540632 gene encoding olfactory receptor 508-like, giving the protein MSGNNCTAVTEFILLGLTDDPILCAILFVIFLGVYTVTLVGNLSIVILIRNSSQLHTPMYLFLSHLAFVDTSYSSSVTPVMLKNFLVDKTNIPFGGCVVQMFCGATFGTAECFLLAVMAYDRYEAICSPLLYSTKMSTRVCTLLLITSYLGGCVNAWIFTSCLLNLSFCGPNKINHFFCDYSPLLKLSYSQNNLTEIIPATSSGLVIAITVLIIIISYVYILFSVLKISSTEGRSKAFSTCTSHLTAVTLFYGTLTFIYVMPKSSYSTDMNKVMSVFYIVMIPMLNPLIYSLRNNEVKEALRKLMNKNHIFS; this is encoded by the coding sequence ATGTCTGGCAATAACTGTACTGCTGTGACTGAATTTATCCTTTTGGGATTAACAGATGATCCAATCCTGTGTGCCATTCTCTTTGTGATATTTCTGGGTGTCTATACTGTCACCTTAGTTGGTAACCTTAGCATAGTCATATTGATCAGAAATAGCTCCCAACTTCACACTCCAATGTACCTTTTCCTCAGCCACTTGGCTTTTGTGGACACATCATATTCCTCATCTGTCACACCTGTTATGCTAAAGAACTTCCTTGTGGACAAAACCAACATCCCTTTTGGAGGCTGTGTGGTCCAAATGTTTTGTGGAGCCACTTTTGGGACAGCTGAGTGCTTCCTTCTGGCTGTGATGGCCTATGATCGGTATGAAGCCATTTGTAGTCCCCTACTCTACTCCACCAAAATGTCTACTAGAGTCTGCACTCTGTTACTCATCACATCCTATCTGGGTGGTTGTGTGAATGCTTGGATCTTCACAAGTTGTTTATTAAATCTGTCTTTCTGTGGACCCAACAAAATTAATCACTTTTTCTGTGACTATTCCCCTCTTTTGAAGCTTTCCTACTCCCAAAATAATCTCACTGAAATTATTCCTGCTACTTCTTCTGGGTTAGTTATTGCCATCACAGTATTAATTATCATAATCTCATATGTATACATTCTCTTCTCTGTCCTGAAGATAAGCTCTACTGAAGGGAGATCTAAAGCTTTCTCAACTTGCACCTCCCACCTCACAGCAGTCACTCTCTTTTATGGGACTCTTACATTCATTTATGTAATGCCCAAGTCCAGCTACTCTACGGATATGAATAAGGTCATGTCTGTTTTTTACATTGTTATGATCCCCATGTTGAACCCCTTGATCTACAGTCTAAGGAATAATGAAGTAAAAGAGGCCCTGAGAAAACTGATGAATAAAAACcatattttttcatga